One region of Demequina sp. TMPB413 genomic DNA includes:
- a CDS encoding NAD-dependent epimerase/dehydratase family protein has translation MTQIDLTGIDVDSARPALVTGATGYVAGWIVKALLDAGATVHAAVRNPDDAAKVAHLTAAAEAAPGALKLFAGDLTEPGSYADAMAGCGVVFHTASPFSRKVKDPQRDLVEPAVGGTRDVLETASATASVSRVVVTSSCAAIYTDAAECAAAPGGTLTEDIWNTTASLDYEPYNLSKTEAEREAWRIADAQDRWRLVVINPSLVIGPSLQPRPTSESFAIMRQLIGGQMRFGAPRVALGVVDVRDLARAHLAAGFLPDAAGRHIVSGHSTHTLEMGTTLREHFGSALPLPRNAMPKWFLWLIAPALGISRRYVAGNVNHTFVADNSKSLQALGVTYRPLKESLVDMVEQMLGDPPRAT, from the coding sequence GTGACCCAGATCGACTTGACCGGTATCGACGTCGACTCCGCGCGGCCTGCGCTCGTGACCGGGGCTACCGGCTATGTGGCCGGGTGGATCGTGAAGGCCCTGCTTGACGCGGGGGCGACGGTGCACGCTGCAGTCCGCAACCCGGACGACGCGGCGAAGGTTGCGCACCTCACGGCCGCCGCCGAGGCCGCACCGGGCGCGCTAAAGCTCTTCGCGGGGGACCTCACCGAACCAGGCTCGTACGCCGACGCGATGGCCGGCTGTGGCGTCGTGTTCCACACGGCTTCGCCGTTCTCCCGCAAGGTGAAGGACCCGCAGCGAGACCTGGTGGAGCCCGCCGTGGGTGGCACGCGCGACGTGCTCGAGACCGCGTCCGCCACCGCCTCGGTTTCGCGCGTGGTGGTCACCAGCTCGTGTGCGGCGATCTACACGGACGCGGCTGAATGCGCCGCCGCGCCTGGCGGGACGCTCACCGAGGACATCTGGAACACCACTGCCTCACTCGATTACGAGCCCTACAACCTCTCCAAGACGGAGGCCGAGCGCGAGGCGTGGCGCATCGCGGACGCCCAGGATCGCTGGCGCCTCGTCGTCATCAACCCCTCCCTGGTGATCGGGCCGTCGCTGCAGCCGCGCCCCACGTCGGAGAGCTTCGCCATCATGCGCCAACTGATCGGCGGGCAAATGCGGTTTGGGGCGCCGCGCGTGGCGCTCGGCGTGGTGGACGTGCGCGACCTTGCGAGGGCGCATCTTGCTGCCGGGTTCCTGCCCGATGCTGCGGGCAGGCACATCGTCTCGGGCCACAGCACGCACACCCTGGAGATGGGGACGACGCTGCGCGAGCACTTCGGTTCCGCACTGCCGCTGCCGCGAAACGCGATGCCCAAGTGGTTCCTGTGGCTGATCGCTCCCGCGTTGGGCATCAGCAGGCGCTATGTGGCTGGCAACGTGAATCACACGTTTGTGGCGGACAACTCGAAGTCTCTTCAAGCGCTTGGCGTGACCTACCGCCCCCTGAAGGAGTCGCTCGTGGACATGGTGGAGCAGATGCTGGGGGACCCGCCGCGCGCCACGTGA
- a CDS encoding zinc-binding dehydrogenase: protein MRAFVITGPGAGAVTDVPEPVAEPGQVVVEVDRVGVCGTDMEFYRGDMAYLVTGDASFPIRIGHEWCGRVVAVGTERDAFWIGRRVTGDTMLGCRACRLCLSGRQHLCRDRHEIGIRHGWPGALAERLTVPTTALVALPEDMDPALGALVEPGGNALRSVRGANLRAGNSVLIIGAGTIGLLVAQIAQAEGADVHIVGRSERSLEFARSLGFGHATTLEGLDRTHAFQAVVDASNSKDSPPLALDLVEPGGRIVLVGIAGEPSLIDTRDVALADVTMVGVLSASGGLEETADLYATGVVDPRPLVAATVGLDATAAILAGERPPGAGPGPKFHIDPRR, encoded by the coding sequence ATGCGCGCCTTCGTCATCACCGGACCAGGAGCCGGCGCCGTCACTGACGTCCCTGAGCCAGTCGCCGAGCCGGGCCAAGTCGTGGTCGAGGTTGACCGCGTGGGAGTCTGCGGCACCGACATGGAGTTCTATCGCGGAGACATGGCGTATCTGGTCACTGGCGATGCCTCTTTCCCGATCCGTATCGGTCACGAGTGGTGCGGGCGGGTTGTCGCAGTGGGCACGGAACGCGACGCCTTCTGGATTGGACGCCGCGTCACCGGCGACACGATGCTCGGGTGCCGTGCGTGTCGCCTGTGCCTGAGCGGACGCCAACACCTGTGCCGCGATCGCCACGAAATCGGCATCCGCCACGGCTGGCCGGGAGCCCTCGCAGAACGACTCACCGTCCCCACTACCGCGCTGGTCGCCCTGCCGGAGGACATGGACCCCGCGCTGGGTGCGCTCGTGGAACCCGGTGGCAACGCGCTGCGCTCCGTTCGAGGAGCGAATCTGCGCGCAGGCAACTCCGTGCTGATCATTGGCGCCGGCACTATCGGGTTGCTTGTCGCTCAGATTGCTCAGGCAGAAGGCGCCGATGTGCATATCGTGGGCCGCTCCGAGCGCTCTTTGGAGTTCGCACGCAGCCTCGGTTTCGGACACGCCACCACCCTTGAAGGCCTTGATCGCACTCACGCGTTCCAAGCCGTCGTGGATGCGTCCAACAGCAAAGACTCGCCGCCGCTTGCCTTGGACCTCGTTGAACCTGGTGGCCGCATCGTGCTCGTCGGAATTGCGGGAGAGCCAAGCCTCATCGACACCCGGGACGTGGCATTGGCCGACGTCACGATGGTCGGCGTCCTGTCTGCGTCCGGGGGGCTTGAGGAAACGGCCGACCTCTACGCGACCGGAGTCGTGGACCCGCGGCCGCTCGTCGCCGCCACGGTGGGGCTCGACGCGACCGCTGCCATTCTCGCGGGCGAAAGGCCACCGGGCGCCGGGCCTGGGCCCAAGTTCCACATCGACCCCCGTCGCTGA
- a CDS encoding GNAT family N-acetyltransferase, with product MRELSPGWATDLAVLEHSGSVIDDRGDHLVVRSPQNPDFHWGNSVFVTDTTAVNDADRWVTTFRTAFPDAGWVAIGLNRMPDDADAWPAHRLEVELDEVLSTATLPYEAPLPPGYAVRRFDRDDWELSVARSIAENQRTGEQEAQGFERFVRAEAETRRDLSAREVGAWFGAFADDALVAELGIVRCGAVARYQAVGTDEEHRGRGLASHLLGVAARWAGDHGCDQWVIVTEATNPAGRVYRRAGFEPDSGIVTAYRTPGGPS from the coding sequence ATGCGCGAACTCTCGCCCGGTTGGGCCACGGACCTCGCCGTTCTCGAGCACTCCGGCTCGGTCATCGACGATCGTGGCGACCACCTGGTGGTGCGAAGTCCCCAGAACCCCGACTTCCACTGGGGCAACTCTGTGTTCGTCACGGATACCACCGCGGTGAACGACGCCGACCGCTGGGTCACGACGTTCCGGACGGCCTTTCCCGACGCCGGGTGGGTGGCGATTGGGTTGAATCGCATGCCGGACGACGCCGACGCTTGGCCCGCGCATAGGCTTGAGGTGGAGTTGGACGAGGTGCTTTCCACTGCCACCCTCCCCTACGAGGCGCCGCTTCCCCCTGGGTACGCGGTGCGCCGGTTCGACCGCGATGACTGGGAACTCTCGGTCGCGCGCAGCATCGCGGAGAACCAGCGCACCGGCGAGCAAGAAGCGCAAGGCTTCGAGCGTTTTGTGAGGGCAGAGGCGGAGACGCGGCGAGATCTCTCCGCGCGGGAGGTCGGGGCCTGGTTTGGAGCGTTCGCGGACGACGCCCTGGTCGCTGAACTCGGCATCGTCCGGTGTGGCGCTGTCGCCAGGTATCAAGCCGTCGGCACGGACGAGGAGCACCGAGGACGCGGGCTCGCCTCCCACCTGCTGGGGGTCGCCGCCAGGTGGGCGGGCGATCACGGCTGCGACCAATGGGTCATCGTGACGGAGGCAACCAACCCGGCTGGACGCGTCTATCGCCGCGCGGGCTTCGAGCCGGACAGCGGCATCGTCACGGCGTATCGCACGCCTGGGGGCCCGTCCTGA
- a CDS encoding sulfite exporter TauE/SafE family protein: protein MLELLGGSLGTVLLMALAAVIIGFSKTALGGLAVISIAIFATILPAKESTAAILVLLIVGDLVAVWHYRHDADWSLIRRLLPAVLPGLVLGALFLQVVSDSVLRRSIGAVLLALLVVQLLVKWRSLASASTAHEHRAAAWTAGIGAGFATMTANAAGAVMTLYLSASGIDKRRFIGTNAWFFLIVNLVKVPFSVGLGLMHWADVGRAGLLAPLILLGGILGYATVRRISQYRFDIAVLLGSAIAAAALLL from the coding sequence GTGCTTGAACTGCTCGGCGGTTCGCTGGGCACCGTGCTCCTCATGGCGCTGGCCGCGGTCATCATCGGTTTCTCCAAGACGGCCCTGGGCGGCCTCGCCGTGATCTCCATCGCGATCTTCGCGACGATCCTGCCCGCTAAGGAGTCCACCGCTGCCATCCTGGTGCTGCTCATCGTGGGCGACCTGGTCGCGGTATGGCATTACCGCCACGACGCCGACTGGTCACTGATCCGCCGGTTGCTCCCTGCGGTGCTCCCTGGACTCGTACTCGGCGCGCTCTTCCTCCAAGTCGTGTCGGACAGCGTCCTGCGTCGGAGCATCGGCGCGGTCCTGCTCGCGCTCCTCGTGGTTCAGTTGTTGGTCAAGTGGCGCAGCCTGGCATCCGCCTCCACCGCCCACGAACATCGAGCCGCCGCATGGACCGCAGGGATAGGCGCGGGTTTCGCCACGATGACGGCCAACGCCGCAGGCGCGGTGATGACCCTCTACCTGTCTGCTTCCGGGATCGACAAGCGACGGTTCATCGGCACCAATGCCTGGTTCTTCCTGATCGTGAACCTGGTGAAGGTGCCGTTCTCGGTGGGTCTTGGGCTCATGCACTGGGCCGACGTGGGACGCGCCGGGCTGCTCGCGCCGCTCATCCTGCTGGGCGGAATCCTCGGATACGCGACCGTCCGCCGCATCAGCCAATACCGCTTCGACATCGCTGTGCTGCTCGGGTCGGCCATCGCGGCCGCCGCGCTGTTGCTGTAG